The nucleotide window CCCCTAACTTAACAAGAATTGagtaaaacaacaaataatgtacataagaaacaaaatccttACATGAAATATGAACCCTATAGTTTCATTGTAATCCAGAAACCCCTTCCACTGTTTCCCAATGCTCAGCTGCAGCAAGAAAGTGGATAAGAGACATCTTCgaaattttgttattataaTGAAACTcattactaaaaaaaaatgttgatgAAATGTCACTGTGCCATGTTTTCAAAGCAAGTGCCTTGTCCCCACTCTTTGGTTTTTGGAGTAGGTAATAAGTTCACCTCAACCATTAAGTAATGTACAAAATAGATTACAAAACCACTGGTCTTAGCAGCCAAGTGTCCGCTGAACCACTATGGGTGGCAACAGATTTGGGGAAAGGGAGAAAGAACAATTCATCAACTTaatcaattcttcttcttcttttttccttgcaaCCAGGATCGCTAAAGCAACATAAACAAAATGCACAGCTAGAAATAAATAGCAAGTCTGTCCTCACGCTAAAACAACATAGATAAAAACTGTGATGCTGTGAAGTACTATCTAAGGAATACAAAACCTTTTGAAGGTTTCAAGTATATGCTTTGTCTTCATACAATATATGATATACAGGGAGTCTAGCAGCAATTACCTGAGCAGCTTCATTTATTGCATTCTTCGTCCAAATAGATATCTTTTCTTGCCTATTTCTGACGTTGACAACTGCTCCACAAATTTCATCTCCATGATCAAACTGTTCTCCTATCATTCCTAGCAACTAGTACCAGCAGATACAGACAATTAGGACAGACAAAAACATCAATCAACCTCGAATAACAATTGCGGTTTAGACCATACCGTATACAGCCAAGAAGTATCAGATTTCCCTTTAGGAAAAGTTACAGTCCACTTCCCTCCATTAGCACACACAGGATCCTCCCACTTTGGCtcaattttatatttgaaacaATGGAAGTCCGTGCCAAGAGCCAACTTGCTTGGATGACGTATATTATTGTAAATGctgaatgcaaaaaaaaatttatgcgcACATGTGAGAATCATTACCAGGAAAAAATTAACAGAGGTAGACAACAAGCACGGGCACTGGATACAGTTTATTCAAATAACAACTTTGGAATAAGTTTTCTCCTTATAGAAGGGCCCAAAGAAAGTGTTTACACGTTCAGCTCAGCAGCCCAAATCCCTCAACAGGAGAACACATCTAATGATGACCAAGTATTTTCGTCACACGGTAATATAACCATGATAGCATAATTAACAATGCATGGACCGAATGCATCCATACTGGTACAAATCAAAGCATCCCAAAGACCTAGGGAAGCTCCTTCTAGGAAGCAAATTCAATGAAAGATGATCTCATTATTATGAATTATGATAAATCCAAATCATGTATAAACAGTGAACCTCTAAAAtcccatttaaaattaaaagactaGCAAGATTGGAAACCAAGGAAATAGGTACAACACCAGGTTGAATACAATACAAGACTTTCAGGGCTAATACTATGAATAGCTAATCCTGTCAGCATGCGTTGATGTAAGACGGACATATGCTTAAAATGCAAGATCGGCAAATATTATTCTAAATCAATCAAAGAGCTAGAGAGACAAACAACCCAATTCCAAACAAACaccaacaaaatatttatctcAAACAGAACCAAGTTACAAGTTCACAAAAAGGAtaataaaagaagagaaaaggttGCAGTTACTGAGAAACTGTAGGAACGAAAAATTTGGACTTTCACAGTAGAGAAAGCAAACCACTATAAACCGCAAAGCTGTGTCGCCTTAAACTTAAAGGTTTTAACATTGCCTTTTCCATAATTGTTTTCTACTCTCGTCAATTCAATAGTTTCCCATTTCTTAGTCACCAATCAACATGAACCACGAAACGTGTCAAGTCCTTTCCTTTTCCAGAAATCCctatttcccaaaaaaaaaaaatccaacaaaaaGATAATCACAAGAGACCCCAAGTCACAAACTACAACCAACAC belongs to Prunus persica cultivar Lovell chromosome G4, Prunus_persica_NCBIv2, whole genome shotgun sequence and includes:
- the LOC18780274 gene encoding eukaryotic translation initiation factor 4E-1; amino-acid sequence: MVVEDAPKTSASEDQAKTETNPKPREEDDEPEEGEIVGDEESASKPSKGIAPQSHALEHSWTFWFDSPAAKSAKTKQEDWGSSIRPIYTFSTVEEFWSIYNNIRHPSKLALGTDFHCFKYKIEPKWEDPVCANGGKWTVTFPKGKSDTSWLYTLLGMIGEQFDHGDEICGAVVNVRNRQEKISIWTKNAINEAAQLSIGKQWKGFLDYNETIGFIFHEDAMRQERSAKNKYVA